DNA from Mucilaginibacter mallensis:
TTCAACTTTACATACCCCGTTTTACTTACCGGTATTTTAGCGCCGGATTTCAGGATGGCGAGGTGACTGTCCTTTTCATAAGGATCGATACGGGTTATTTGCTGTATGGCAACCATATAGGAGCGGTGCACACGCACAAAATAGCGCGGGTCGAGAGTTTGCTCAAAGAAATTCATGGTTTTGTTTTTGAGGTAGGAACCTTCCTGGGTAAAGACGCTTACATAATCATCATCAGCCTGCAGGTATATCACATCCGATACGGGGATGATCTTTACCTTGGTGCCTGTTTTTACCACAATACGCTCATGCTGGGCCGGCGACTGGGAAACAGCTTCCAGCAGTTCTTCGGTCTGTTTGGCGGGTTTTACGCTTGGCGACTGTGCCAGATATTTTTCAACGGCCTTATTAAAACGATCCTTGCTGAATGGCTTTAACAGGTAATCAACAGCGTGTGCCTCAAATGCTTTTATGGCATACTCATCAAAGGCGGTGGTGAATATTACTGATGGCTGGTTCTCCACCAGCTCCAGCATTTCAAAGCCGTTTATCTTGGGCATTTGCACATCAAGAAAGATCAGGTCGGGTTGGTACTGATGGATAGCTTTCAGGCCTTCAAAGCCGTCATTACATTCCTGCATAACCTCTATCTGGTCGTTAAAGGCTTGTAAATACTCCAATACAACCATTCTTGCCAATGGCTCGTCGTCAATAACTAAGGCGCGTTTCATAGCTGCGGAATTTTTATAATGGTTGTAAATATATTATCATTTTGGTGGGTTTCCATCAGATCGTTGCGGGCAAAAAGCAAATAAAGCCTGCGTTGTACGCCGCGTAATCCAAAACCGGTGCCCTTAGGGCGTGATGTTTGCGGGTCGTAAGGGTTTTGTACCATTATCACCAGGTTATTACCCTCAATTTCGCCACGGATGCTTACGGTTACTTTTTCGGTGGTATCATACAAGCCGAATTTAATGGCATTCTCCACAATTGGCTGTAATAACATGGATGGTAGTAAGCCTTCGCCGCAATGTTTATCGCAGCTGATCTCGGTATCCAAACGGTGACCGAACCGCACTTTCTCAATATCTAAATAGAGATTTAAATGCTGTAGCTCATCATTCAACGGCACTAACAGCTGGTCGTCTTTTTTTAAAGTGCCACGTAAAAAGTCGGATAACTGGTGTATCATTTTGCGGGCTTCATCAGGCTTAAAACCTATCAGCGCGTTAATGGAGTTAAGGCTGTTGAATAAAAAGTGCGGCTGCAATTGCTGGCGCAGATTATACAGCTCCGCATCGCGGGCCAGTTTTTCGGCTTCTGATTTACGTTTTTCAGTTTGCTTATGATCCTGTTGGGAGTACCATAGCATACTGATCATAGCCATCCAGCCTATCGCCAAAAAATCGGTAAAAAAACGGATGGTTAATGATTGCGACAAAAAGTGAATATAAACTGTGCTGATACTTAGGTAGGGGATTATCCACCTGCAGCCTGCGGTACAAATGCCGGCCAGTGCCAGGCACCACATTAATAAGTTTATGTAGCTGCCCTTACCCGGCTGGTAGTAGCGCAGGTTGTTGTTGATGAGCCAGCAGGCGGCCGCTAATAATATGGAACTTACAATACCATCAGTTAAGGCTATATACCATATAAAACCAAAATCATGCACTATATAGGCAACCAGGGCAGTCCATGCCAGGCCGCAGGCTATCAGTAAGCCGTATAGTCGTGATGATGATATTGATAATAAAGCCAAAACTTACAGTATAGTTGGTTAATTAATTTTTCATTCCTAAAAGGGCCGATTTATGGTGTGCCCATGCTATGTACAGATCGGCATCGTGTGTTTCATGTATGTTATAATACAGTTCGGTGCCATCTTTAAGTTCGCCAAGCTGGTTAAGTTCGGCTACATCAATAAACTGCCATTGTACGGTTTGCTTATTGTTGTTTAAAAAGCTATCCTGATTTGCGTGGCCTATATGGCTGGC
Protein-coding regions in this window:
- a CDS encoding DUF4288 domain-containing protein, whose translation is MNWYVAKLVFRVISGDGNHHAQFDEQLRLINADSEHIAFEKASHIGHANQDSFLNNNKQTVQWQFIDVAELNQLGELKDGTELYYNIHETHDADLYIAWAHHKSALLGMKN
- a CDS encoding sensor histidine kinase, translating into MALLSISSSRLYGLLIACGLAWTALVAYIVHDFGFIWYIALTDGIVSSILLAAACWLINNNLRYYQPGKGSYINLLMWCLALAGICTAGCRWIIPYLSISTVYIHFLSQSLTIRFFTDFLAIGWMAMISMLWYSQQDHKQTEKRKSEAEKLARDAELYNLRQQLQPHFLFNSLNSINALIGFKPDEARKMIHQLSDFLRGTLKKDDQLLVPLNDELQHLNLYLDIEKVRFGHRLDTEISCDKHCGEGLLPSMLLQPIVENAIKFGLYDTTEKVTVSIRGEIEGNNLVIMVQNPYDPQTSRPKGTGFGLRGVQRRLYLLFARNDLMETHQNDNIFTTIIKIPQL
- a CDS encoding LytR/AlgR family response regulator transcription factor, which encodes MKRALVIDDEPLARMVVLEYLQAFNDQIEVMQECNDGFEGLKAIHQYQPDLIFLDVQMPKINGFEMLELVENQPSVIFTTAFDEYAIKAFEAHAVDYLLKPFSKDRFNKAVEKYLAQSPSVKPAKQTEELLEAVSQSPAQHERIVVKTGTKVKIIPVSDVIYLQADDDYVSVFTQEGSYLKNKTMNFFEQTLDPRYFVRVHRSYMVAIQQITRIDPYEKDSHLAILKSGAKIPVSKTGYVKLKQVLGI